The stretch of DNA TGCGCAATGCGCTGGACATCATTCAGTTTCATGGGGCGCTAGGGTATCATTCATAAATATATTTTTTAACACCTACTTATTTTCTCACTACATCATGTTTGGTTTTTTTCGCAGCTACTTTTCTAATGACCTGGCCATCGACCTAGGTACCGCTAACACCTTAATTTACATGCGTGAACGGGGTATTGTGCTTGATGAACCCTCAGTTGTGGCAATTCGCACTGAAGGTGGTCCAAATGGCAAAAAAACCATTTTGGCCGTTGGAAAAGAAGCGAAGGCCATGCTGGGGCGGGTTCCGGGAAATATTGAGGCTATTCGCCCAATGAAAGACGGTGTTATTGCCGACTTCACCATTACCGAGCAAATGCTCAAGCAATTTATCAAAATGGTGCATGAAAGTAAACTGCTCAAGCCAAGCCCACGCATCATTATTTGCGTTCCTTGCGGCTCCACCCAAGTTGAGCGTCGCGCTATTCGCGAATCCGCATTAGGTGCAGGGGCATCACAAGTATTTTTAATCGAAGAGCCCATGGCTGCCGCGATTGGTGCAGGTCTGCCAGTCTCCGAGGCGGCTGGCTCTATGGTCGTTGATATCGGCGGCGGCACAACTGAGGTTGGCGTGATGTCACTCGGCGGCATGGTTTACAAGGGCTCTGTTCGTGTTGGCGGCGATAAGTTTGATGAAGCCATCACAAACTACATTCGTCGTAACTACGGTATGTTGATCGGGGAACAAACTGCTGAGTTAATTAAAAAAACAATTGGCTCTGCTTTCCCTGGGGCTGAAGTACGTGAGATGGAAGTGAAGGGTCGCAACCTTTCTGAAGGTATTCCCCGTAGCTTCACTGTCACTAGTAATGAGATTTTGGAGGCCTTAACCGATCCATTGAATCAAATCGTTACTGCTGTAAAAGCTGCTCTCGAACAGATTCCACCAGAGCTAGCATCAGATATCGCCGAGCGCGGCATGATGCTAACTGGTGGCGGTGCACTATTGCGAGATCTCGATCGCCTATTACTAGAAGAAACTGGTCTGCCAATTCATGTTGCTGAAGATCCCCTCACTTGCGTCGCTCGAGGTTGCGGTATTGCATTAGAGCGCATGGACAAGCTGGGCGGCGTGTTCTCACAAGAGTAATTGACTTAAGCGTCGATTAGGGAATTGCAACATAGCGCTCCACCTCTTTTTAGACAAGGCGTTCCGGCTTTAGTTAAACTGATTGTCTGTCTTTCGATTAGCATCGCATTGATGTTGATCGATTTTCGCTACAAAGCACTCGATCCCATTCGCAATAATGTCAATTGGTTATTGCGCCCACTAGAGTATGTGATGATGATGCCGCGCAATTTATTTGAGGCGACATCAGAATACTTCACTAGCCGCGGAACTCTAGAAAAAGAAAATCGAGAAATGAAGGTGCGGCAAGCGGAACTCTCTTTGCTTGCAAATCAATCCGAGTTTCTGCTGATAGAGAACCAAAATCTACGTCAGCTAATGGATTTGCAAAAGCAAGTTCCATTCGAAACATTACCAGTTGAAATTCTGTTCAATCCACCCAATCCAATTTCTCAGCGCATTGTGATTAATCGTGGACGTAATGACGGTCTTAAGCTGGGCAATCCCATTGCAAGTGATTCAGGTATCTTAGGTCAAGTAATCCGTGTATACGATCACTCGGCAGAAGTGTCTCTATTAGAAGATCGTGACTTTGCGGTACCCGTACAAGTGGCACGCAATGGCTTAAGAGCTGCTGTTTTTGGAACTGGGCGCGCTAACCCGCTTGAGCTGCGTTACCTACCTGTAGCTAGCGACTTAGAAGTAGGCGATGTGTTGATTACCTCAGGTATTGATGGCGTTTATCCACCTGGCTTTGCAGTTGCTGTGATTAGTCGCATTGAACGAAATGCTGATAAAAATTCTTCTAACGTCTTTTGTGTGCCAGTTGCACCGGCAAACCGCTACCGACAAGCTCTAGCATTACTTTACGATCCGCAATGGGATGCCAAAGCATCTACCGCAAACAGCAAGCCTGATGCACCGCTGACGAATACTCCAGGACGTCGCCAAACCCGTGCGCGAGGCAT from Polynucleobacter duraquae encodes:
- the mreC gene encoding rod shape-determining protein MreC; translation: MQHSAPPLFRQGVPALVKLIVCLSISIALMLIDFRYKALDPIRNNVNWLLRPLEYVMMMPRNLFEATSEYFTSRGTLEKENREMKVRQAELSLLANQSEFLLIENQNLRQLMDLQKQVPFETLPVEILFNPPNPISQRIVINRGRNDGLKLGNPIASDSGILGQVIRVYDHSAEVSLLEDRDFAVPVQVARNGLRAAVFGTGRANPLELRYLPVASDLEVGDVLITSGIDGVYPPGFAVAVISRIERNADKNSSNVFCVPVAPANRYRQALALLYDPQWDAKASTANSKPDAPLTNTPGRRQTRARGMQ
- a CDS encoding rod shape-determining protein — translated: MFGFFRSYFSNDLAIDLGTANTLIYMRERGIVLDEPSVVAIRTEGGPNGKKTILAVGKEAKAMLGRVPGNIEAIRPMKDGVIADFTITEQMLKQFIKMVHESKLLKPSPRIIICVPCGSTQVERRAIRESALGAGASQVFLIEEPMAAAIGAGLPVSEAAGSMVVDIGGGTTEVGVMSLGGMVYKGSVRVGGDKFDEAITNYIRRNYGMLIGEQTAELIKKTIGSAFPGAEVREMEVKGRNLSEGIPRSFTVTSNEILEALTDPLNQIVTAVKAALEQIPPELASDIAERGMMLTGGGALLRDLDRLLLEETGLPIHVAEDPLTCVARGCGIALERMDKLGGVFSQE